A window from Corynebacterium urogenitale encodes these proteins:
- the lgt gene encoding prolipoprotein diacylglyceryl transferase, translating to MTLAAIPSPPQGVWELGPLPIRAYALCILTGVIVAYFWARARYAKRGGDPEVVIDALLVAVPAGILGGRLYHVITDHHRYFGEGKNPLDVFKITNGGLGIWGAIVLGTLAVWVLFRVKKLPLAPFADAAAPTIILAQGIGRLGNWFNQELYGGPSDAPWALEIYRRTNETGLTDQMNGTSTGEVIATVQPTFLYELLWCFAMCAVIVWADKRFRLDRGRVFALYVILYTLGRFFIENIRTDPATTVFGGIRINVVVSAVVFLLALVVFLFLSKKAREEGPADTSWIERSQVRADVDEEENRGTAEQPKKDNRGRPTGKEKAQES from the coding sequence ATGACCTTAGCCGCAATCCCCTCGCCGCCCCAAGGCGTGTGGGAGCTAGGTCCACTGCCAATCCGCGCCTACGCCCTGTGCATCCTCACCGGAGTGATCGTAGCCTACTTCTGGGCCCGAGCGCGTTATGCGAAGCGAGGCGGCGACCCTGAGGTCGTGATCGACGCACTCCTCGTGGCCGTGCCCGCGGGCATTCTCGGCGGGCGCCTCTATCACGTGATCACGGATCATCATCGCTATTTCGGCGAGGGTAAGAATCCGCTGGATGTCTTCAAGATCACCAACGGTGGCCTCGGTATCTGGGGTGCGATCGTCCTCGGAACACTAGCCGTGTGGGTGCTGTTCCGCGTGAAGAAGCTCCCTCTTGCTCCTTTCGCCGATGCCGCCGCCCCGACCATCATCCTCGCCCAGGGAATCGGCCGACTGGGTAACTGGTTCAACCAGGAGCTCTACGGTGGCCCATCGGACGCACCCTGGGCACTGGAGATTTACCGCCGAACCAACGAGACGGGTCTCACTGACCAGATGAACGGCACCTCCACGGGCGAGGTCATCGCCACAGTGCAACCGACCTTCCTCTACGAGCTCCTGTGGTGCTTCGCGATGTGTGCCGTGATCGTGTGGGCGGATAAGCGCTTCAGGCTGGATCGCGGACGCGTTTTCGCCCTCTACGTCATCCTCTACACGCTCGGCCGCTTCTTTATCGAGAACATTCGCACCGACCCGGCGACGACTGTCTTTGGTGGCATCCGTATCAACGTTGTCGTCTCTGCTGTGGTGTTCCTCCTCGCCCTAGTGGTCTTCCTCTTCCTCAGTAAGAAAGCGCGGGAAGAAGGCCCAGCCGATACTTCGTGGATCGAGCGATCTCAAGTCCGCGCTGACGTCGATGAGGAAGAAAACAGGGGAACAGCAGAGCAGCCCAAGAAGGACAACCGAGGGCGGCCCACAGGGAAAGAAAAAGCACAGGAATCCTAG
- a CDS encoding ABC transporter substrate-binding protein, which yields MSLSIPHRSAKALVALGLTTMLAACVTNEELGNPEGWEPVLPQKDPAIAALVPDKIAQRGSITVGANTPYAPSQFKDSNGNIIGYEVDLIKAAGSVLGLDVTVRQMDFSLILPAISAGTLDAGASAFTDTEERQENYDFVDFFNFGSAWATQPGNEGNVDPANACGMTVAVQKGTYSDTDEVQGKSDDCVAQGKEPINKLVYATADAAANATILKRAEAYSSDSPVISYAVTRSEGRLVQAGELFDEAQFGWAVDKGAPLGPALAAALQKLIDTGDYERILQPWGLEEGAIDAVTFNLQPFTVPTANNSTNPRIARRKKA from the coding sequence ATGAGTTTGAGCATCCCACATCGCAGCGCTAAGGCACTCGTTGCCCTCGGCCTAACCACGATGCTGGCCGCCTGCGTAACGAACGAGGAGCTCGGTAATCCTGAAGGGTGGGAACCCGTCCTGCCACAAAAGGATCCTGCCATCGCAGCCCTCGTCCCCGATAAGATTGCGCAGCGCGGCAGCATCACCGTCGGCGCCAACACACCCTACGCCCCGAGCCAATTCAAGGACTCGAACGGCAACATCATCGGGTACGAGGTTGACCTTATCAAAGCCGCAGGTTCCGTCCTCGGCCTCGATGTCACAGTTCGGCAAATGGACTTCAGCCTCATTCTCCCCGCCATCAGCGCTGGCACCCTCGATGCGGGAGCCTCGGCCTTCACGGACACTGAAGAACGCCAGGAAAACTACGATTTCGTGGACTTCTTTAACTTCGGCAGCGCCTGGGCAACCCAGCCTGGCAACGAGGGTAACGTGGACCCCGCCAACGCATGTGGCATGACCGTCGCCGTGCAAAAAGGCACTTACTCGGATACCGACGAGGTTCAGGGTAAATCCGATGACTGCGTAGCCCAAGGCAAAGAGCCGATCAACAAGCTGGTCTACGCCACCGCAGATGCCGCAGCCAATGCGACGATCCTCAAGCGCGCCGAAGCCTACAGTTCCGATTCCCCCGTCATCTCCTATGCCGTCACCCGCTCCGAAGGGCGGCTCGTGCAGGCAGGTGAGCTCTTCGACGAAGCTCAGTTCGGCTGGGCCGTCGATAAGGGCGCACCGTTGGGCCCAGCACTGGCAGCAGCACTGCAAAAACTCATCGACACCGGCGACTATGAGCGCATTCTTCAACCATGGGGACTGGAAGAAGGAGCCATCGATGCGGTGACCTTCAACCTGCAGCCATTCACAGTCCCGACCGCCAACAACTCCACTAACCCTCGCATCGCTCGAAGGAAGAAAGCATGA
- the pyk gene encoding pyruvate kinase yields MNRRTKIVCTLGPAVASQEKILELVESGMDVARLNFSHGEHADHEQNYRWVREASDSTGRAVGVLADLQGPKIRLGRFREGATIWANGETVRITVDDVPGTHDRVSTTYKGLARDARPGDRLLVDDGKVALICKEVDGNDVVCEVVEGGPVSNNKGVSLPGMNISVPALSEKDREDLRFALKLGVDFIALSFVRSPADVELVHEIMDEVGRRVPVIAKLEKPEAVDALEPVILAFDAVMVARGDLGVEVPLEDVPLVQKRAIQIARENAKPVIVATQMLDSMIENSRPTRAEASDVANAVLDGADAVMLSGETSVGKHPVTTVKTMARIVTAAEIDGEVPPLTHRPRTRRGVITYAAKDIGERLNARALVAFTSSGDTAKRVARLRSRLPLLVFTPQQEVRSQLALTWGVETFLVDDVSSTDKMMKSLDEALLAMEEYNYDDMMVVVAGSPPGISGNTNMIQVHLLGQEHVRQP; encoded by the coding sequence GTGAACAGAAGAACCAAGATTGTGTGCACCCTCGGCCCGGCCGTCGCTTCCCAGGAGAAGATTCTGGAGCTAGTGGAATCCGGCATGGATGTTGCCCGCCTGAATTTCTCCCACGGCGAGCACGCCGACCACGAGCAGAACTACAGGTGGGTTCGCGAGGCCTCCGACAGCACCGGCCGTGCTGTCGGCGTGCTGGCTGACCTCCAAGGACCGAAGATTCGCCTCGGGCGTTTCCGCGAAGGTGCGACGATCTGGGCCAACGGTGAGACCGTTCGCATTACCGTCGACGATGTACCCGGCACCCACGACCGCGTGTCCACGACGTACAAGGGACTGGCCCGCGATGCCCGTCCAGGGGATCGGCTCCTCGTGGATGACGGCAAGGTGGCCCTCATCTGTAAAGAAGTCGATGGCAACGATGTTGTGTGCGAGGTCGTCGAAGGCGGCCCCGTGTCCAACAACAAGGGTGTGTCTCTGCCCGGCATGAACATCTCCGTACCTGCACTGAGCGAAAAGGATCGAGAGGATCTGCGTTTCGCTCTGAAGCTGGGCGTCGACTTCATCGCTTTGTCATTCGTGCGTTCCCCAGCCGATGTGGAGCTGGTACACGAAATCATGGACGAGGTGGGTCGTCGCGTGCCGGTCATCGCCAAGTTGGAGAAGCCGGAGGCCGTCGATGCCCTCGAGCCGGTGATCCTCGCCTTCGACGCTGTGATGGTTGCTCGTGGCGATCTTGGCGTGGAAGTGCCACTGGAGGACGTGCCACTGGTGCAGAAGCGTGCCATCCAGATTGCTCGTGAGAATGCCAAGCCGGTGATTGTGGCAACTCAGATGCTGGATTCCATGATTGAGAATTCCCGCCCCACCCGTGCGGAAGCATCTGACGTGGCTAATGCTGTGCTCGACGGCGCGGATGCCGTGATGCTCTCCGGCGAAACGTCCGTGGGCAAGCACCCAGTGACCACGGTGAAGACGATGGCGAGGATCGTGACTGCCGCCGAGATTGATGGCGAGGTTCCGCCGTTGACTCACCGTCCACGAACCCGACGTGGCGTCATTACTTATGCTGCGAAGGATATTGGTGAGCGACTCAACGCACGGGCTCTCGTGGCTTTTACTTCCTCCGGCGATACCGCCAAGCGCGTGGCGCGTCTGCGCTCCCGGCTGCCGCTGCTCGTCTTCACTCCGCAGCAGGAGGTGCGCTCACAGCTGGCTTTGACCTGGGGCGTGGAGACTTTTCTAGTCGATGATGTGAGCTCGACGGACAAGATGATGAAGTCCCTCGATGAGGCGCTCTTGGCCATGGAGGAGTACAACTACGACGACATGATGGTCGTGGTTGCGGGTTCTCCTCCAGGAATCTCCGGCAATACCAACATGATCCAAGTGCATCTGTTGGGTCAGGAGCACGTGCGCCAGCCATAG
- a CDS encoding glutaminase gives MRDSMVNDYLKERLERLKDNSEGAVADYIPELAAADDSPFSVAICTTNGQVYAEGLNDGDVDLEFTIQSMSKPFAYALALEERGVEEVAKYVGVEPSGEAFNELSLEGETKRPMNPMINAGAIAINQMINGEDSTVEERVEKIRQFFSKLAGRELSIDEDVSTSEIETSDRNLSIAHMLRSYGMVNDSAHDAVESYTKQCSIKVTVSDLAMMAATLANGGVQPQTGERVCGRLVARHVQAVMASAGMYNGAGQWMATVGIPAKSGVSGGIMGTLPGRLGLAAFSPKLNEKGNSVRAKKLFQTLSWDMGLHLMEAEAHGRVCVRSITSEEVPAADKGIKTTVRLQGDIDFSAAENFWRIIQDHGIPSKTLFLDLEKVDQVNAIGNEMLKEAKSRLTKAGYNVTIVDPDKVLK, from the coding sequence ATGCGTGACAGTATGGTCAACGACTACCTGAAGGAGAGACTCGAGAGACTGAAAGATAATTCCGAGGGGGCAGTCGCGGATTACATCCCGGAGTTAGCCGCCGCGGACGACTCGCCTTTTTCCGTTGCTATCTGCACGACCAATGGGCAGGTTTATGCAGAAGGCCTCAATGACGGCGATGTGGACCTGGAATTCACCATTCAGTCGATGTCGAAGCCTTTCGCCTACGCGTTGGCGCTGGAGGAACGTGGGGTGGAGGAAGTGGCGAAGTACGTGGGCGTGGAACCCTCCGGCGAGGCATTCAATGAGCTCAGCCTCGAAGGGGAGACCAAGCGCCCCATGAACCCCATGATTAACGCTGGGGCCATTGCCATTAACCAGATGATCAATGGTGAAGACTCGACTGTTGAGGAACGCGTGGAGAAAATCCGCCAGTTTTTCTCAAAGCTAGCGGGTCGCGAGTTGAGCATCGACGAGGATGTCTCCACCTCGGAAATCGAGACATCCGATCGCAACCTCTCCATCGCTCATATGCTGCGCAGCTACGGGATGGTCAATGATTCGGCACACGATGCCGTGGAGAGCTACACCAAGCAGTGCTCCATCAAGGTCACAGTCAGTGACTTGGCGATGATGGCAGCAACCCTGGCCAATGGTGGCGTTCAACCCCAGACCGGAGAGCGTGTCTGCGGTCGGCTTGTGGCTCGCCACGTACAGGCTGTGATGGCAAGCGCAGGAATGTACAACGGTGCCGGGCAGTGGATGGCAACCGTGGGAATTCCTGCGAAATCTGGTGTTTCCGGTGGCATCATGGGCACGCTTCCCGGCCGACTGGGCTTAGCCGCGTTTTCCCCAAAGCTCAATGAGAAGGGAAACTCTGTCCGTGCGAAGAAGCTCTTCCAGACCTTGAGCTGGGATATGGGACTGCACCTCATGGAGGCAGAGGCGCATGGCCGGGTATGCGTGCGCAGTATTACTAGTGAGGAAGTGCCCGCTGCGGACAAAGGCATCAAAACAACCGTCCGACTGCAAGGAGATATCGATTTCTCCGCGGCAGAAAACTTCTGGCGCATCATCCAAGACCACGGCATTCCCTCCAAGACGCTGTTCCTTGACCTGGAGAAGGTCGACCAGGTCAACGCAATCGGCAACGAAATGCTGAAGGAAGCCAAGAGCCGCCTCACGAAGGCTGGCTACAACGTCACTATCGTCGATCCGGATAAGGTGCTCAAGTAA
- a CDS encoding amino acid ABC transporter ATP-binding protein, whose product MIAIKDVWKNFGRLDVLKGINLDVAPGTVTCLIGPSGSGKSTLLRCVNHLEQINSGRIEVEGDLIGYHEKNGKLYEMSEKDAAKQRLGIGMVFQHFNLFTHRTVLENIIEAPVQVKGESKEEATEYARELLAQVGLSGKEDAYPIQLSGGQQQRVAIARALAMRPKLMLFDEPTSALDPELVGEVLNVMRRLAEEGMTMLVVTHEMGFAREVADEVAFMEGGVIVEHGPARQVITEPKNERLKEFLSSVM is encoded by the coding sequence ATGATCGCCATCAAGGATGTGTGGAAAAACTTCGGCCGCCTCGATGTTCTCAAGGGCATCAACCTCGACGTCGCACCCGGCACCGTGACCTGTCTAATCGGACCATCCGGCTCCGGTAAATCCACGCTGCTGCGCTGCGTCAATCACCTCGAACAGATCAATTCTGGTCGTATCGAGGTCGAGGGCGACCTCATCGGCTACCACGAGAAAAATGGCAAGCTCTACGAAATGTCCGAAAAGGACGCTGCCAAGCAGCGTTTGGGCATTGGCATGGTCTTCCAACACTTCAATCTCTTTACCCACCGAACCGTGCTGGAGAACATTATCGAAGCCCCAGTGCAGGTCAAGGGCGAATCGAAGGAAGAGGCCACGGAGTACGCCCGCGAGCTTCTAGCCCAGGTGGGTCTGTCCGGCAAGGAGGATGCTTACCCCATCCAACTTTCTGGTGGACAACAGCAGCGCGTCGCAATCGCCCGTGCACTGGCGATGCGACCAAAGCTCATGCTCTTCGATGAGCCCACCTCCGCCCTCGACCCTGAACTCGTCGGCGAAGTGCTCAACGTGATGCGTCGTCTCGCGGAGGAAGGCATGACCATGCTCGTCGTCACCCACGAAATGGGCTTCGCCCGCGAAGTCGCAGATGAAGTAGCTTTTATGGAGGGCGGAGTAATTGTCGAGCACGGCCCTGCCCGTCAGGTCATCACAGAACCGAAGAATGAACGCTTGAAGGAGTTCCTCTCCAGCGTGATGTAA
- a CDS encoding DUF4921 family protein, whose protein sequence is MIGSSSHLPAPVPPLTTLPDGTIKQVNPFTGTEVWTVPGRGNRPLAEHHVDATEIDNPETATAFGNDRKLDTPPEKSRLIIDEDGEARILRGVLASKLDDTEPLFRRVANLFEILTYDYWALNYGHTMNPAAARHMVEYLSEEQGRDHVEKILRTKLAASDVSQEEIDELFTEENRAQTLNEKSGSLFAGGHDVIIARNHYVPGATTTDQIAGSGTLSWQDHRHFIAFTVDSMDQLYRSNRYARYVAVFQNWLEPAGASFEHLHKQLVAIDEHGLQNEVEIAQVRNNPNMYNEWAVDYAARHNLVIAENEHAIAFAGFGHRWPTLEVFSKSATTEPWLMSAEERDGVADLVHACHIAGGPHMPCNEEWLHRPLDVDVPMPWRIVIKWRVSTLAGFEGGTKIFINTVSPRNLAQRVLNTLTEAREEGRLAPGIKLGEECEFKPNSLKYNPAIR, encoded by the coding sequence GTGATTGGATCTTCTTCGCACCTGCCCGCTCCCGTGCCGCCGCTCACTACCCTGCCTGACGGCACCATTAAACAGGTCAACCCCTTCACCGGCACGGAGGTGTGGACCGTCCCCGGTCGTGGCAACCGTCCGCTGGCTGAACACCACGTCGATGCCACGGAGATCGACAACCCGGAAACCGCCACCGCCTTCGGCAACGACCGAAAGCTGGACACCCCGCCGGAAAAATCCCGCTTAATCATCGACGAAGACGGCGAGGCCCGCATTCTTCGGGGTGTGCTCGCCAGCAAGCTGGACGACACAGAACCGCTATTCCGACGCGTAGCCAACCTCTTCGAAATCCTCACCTACGACTACTGGGCACTGAACTACGGGCACACTATGAACCCCGCCGCCGCCCGGCACATGGTCGAATACCTCTCCGAAGAACAAGGTCGCGACCACGTAGAAAAGATCCTCCGCACCAAACTCGCCGCCAGTGATGTGAGCCAGGAGGAGATCGATGAGTTGTTCACTGAGGAGAACCGGGCACAAACCCTCAATGAAAAGTCCGGCAGTCTCTTTGCAGGCGGACACGATGTGATTATCGCCCGCAACCATTACGTCCCCGGCGCCACCACCACAGACCAGATTGCGGGCTCCGGCACGCTCAGTTGGCAGGATCACCGCCACTTCATCGCATTTACAGTCGATAGCATGGATCAGCTCTACCGATCCAACCGGTACGCACGCTACGTGGCGGTATTCCAGAACTGGCTGGAGCCTGCTGGCGCCAGCTTCGAGCATCTACACAAGCAGCTTGTGGCCATCGACGAGCACGGCTTGCAAAACGAAGTGGAAATCGCACAAGTTCGCAACAACCCCAACATGTACAACGAATGGGCCGTAGATTACGCGGCACGCCATAACCTTGTTATCGCGGAGAACGAGCATGCCATCGCGTTCGCGGGCTTCGGCCACCGCTGGCCAACCTTGGAGGTGTTCTCCAAGTCCGCAACCACCGAACCGTGGCTGATGAGCGCCGAGGAACGCGACGGTGTGGCCGACCTTGTCCATGCCTGCCACATCGCTGGCGGTCCGCACATGCCCTGCAACGAGGAATGGCTACACCGTCCTCTGGACGTCGATGTACCGATGCCGTGGCGCATCGTCATCAAATGGCGCGTATCTACCCTCGCCGGTTTCGAAGGCGGAACGAAAATCTTCATCAACACCGTCTCCCCTCGAAACCTCGCACAACGTGTACTGAATACTCTTACCGAGGCTCGTGAGGAAGGTCGCTTGGCACCGGGCATCAAGCTTGGCGAAGAGTGCGAATTTAAACCCAATAGCCTGAAGTACAATCCGGCAATCCGCTAA
- a CDS encoding amidohydrolase has product MSFSESSASALPDSAANAAAISEFLKEPRVDLKWVDEAYEWLHAHPELSLQEEKTAAYIAEKLKNFDCEVTTGIGGHGITAVFRNGEGPTVLFRADFDALPVEETTGLPYASVNEGVMHACGHDHHAASLLGTCAVMDASRDKWQGTFIALFQPAEEVTQGANNMINDGLASKIPTPDVCLGQHIVAGPAGTVFTAPGPVLTACDTITITLHGKSAHGSSPHLSLDPGYLAAMIVVRLQGIVGREVAPSDFAVITVGSLIAGHTNNTIPDTATLVLNCRFYDTDVRDKTYAAIERVVHGECAASGCTTPPDIEYSAHGELTDNSPSAFKQVRPVFDATFGPDSADAEPWTASEDFSEIPRHFEVPYIFWTIGVTDRELWESGKDVPGNHSSNFVPVPGMVTRGVEAATAGVLSYLWRVN; this is encoded by the coding sequence ATGTCGTTTTCCGAGTCTTCCGCATCTGCACTGCCCGATAGCGCCGCGAACGCCGCTGCCATCAGCGAGTTCTTAAAAGAACCCCGCGTGGACCTGAAATGGGTAGATGAAGCCTACGAATGGCTCCATGCCCACCCAGAGCTGTCCCTGCAAGAGGAAAAAACCGCAGCCTACATCGCAGAGAAGCTCAAAAACTTTGATTGCGAAGTCACCACTGGCATCGGCGGCCACGGCATCACGGCAGTATTCCGCAACGGCGAGGGACCAACAGTCCTCTTCCGCGCGGACTTCGATGCCCTCCCTGTCGAGGAAACCACGGGGCTGCCCTATGCCTCTGTCAACGAGGGCGTCATGCACGCCTGCGGCCATGATCACCACGCTGCCTCACTGCTTGGCACCTGCGCCGTGATGGATGCTTCTCGGGATAAGTGGCAAGGCACATTCATTGCCCTCTTTCAGCCTGCAGAGGAAGTCACCCAGGGCGCAAACAACATGATCAATGACGGCCTAGCCTCAAAGATCCCCACCCCGGATGTGTGCTTAGGCCAGCACATCGTCGCCGGACCTGCTGGCACTGTCTTCACCGCTCCAGGACCGGTGCTCACAGCCTGCGATACGATCACCATCACTCTCCACGGAAAGTCCGCTCACGGCTCCTCGCCGCACCTCTCGCTGGATCCTGGTTATCTGGCAGCGATGATTGTCGTGCGCCTCCAGGGCATCGTCGGCCGCGAGGTCGCCCCCAGTGACTTTGCTGTCATCACGGTCGGCTCCCTCATCGCCGGGCACACGAACAACACCATCCCGGATACAGCCACGCTCGTGCTCAACTGCCGTTTCTACGATACGGACGTGCGCGACAAGACCTACGCCGCCATCGAACGCGTCGTTCACGGAGAGTGCGCCGCGTCCGGGTGCACAACTCCGCCGGACATCGAATACTCCGCGCACGGCGAGCTGACGGATAACTCCCCGTCCGCGTTCAAGCAGGTTCGCCCCGTTTTCGACGCCACCTTCGGCCCCGATTCAGCCGATGCCGAGCCGTGGACAGCATCCGAGGACTTCAGCGAAATCCCACGTCACTTTGAAGTTCCATATATCTTCTGGACCATCGGCGTGACAGACCGTGAACTCTGGGAATCCGGCAAGGACGTGCCCGGTAACCATTCGAGTAATTTTGTGCCGGTACCAGGGATGGTGACGCGTGGAGTGGAGGCAGCGACCGCTGGTGTGCTCAGTTACTTATGGCGGGTAAACTAA
- a CDS encoding amino acid ABC transporter permease yields the protein MTEATKKTRQRPAENQAIPLRHPGRWVLAAVLLLLVVVFFIDAANRDAYHWDVYFQYLLDTRIAVAALHTLALTILAMILGVVLGSIVAVLRMSPNPVLQGVAWLYLWIFRGTPVYVQLVFWGLLGSIYQVLNLGVAEIDLQSVLSNMFLLAVLGLGLNEAAYMAEIVRAGIQAVPEGQSEASKALGMTWWQNMRRTVLPQAMRIIIPPTGNELISMLKTTSLVIAIPYAGELYGRSTDISNSIFLPVPLLLVAATWYLLITSILMIGQFYLERYFSRGSSRQLTTRQLAALADAEGVPPRNVTVGREGATDGQS from the coding sequence ATGACCGAAGCAACGAAGAAAACACGGCAGCGCCCGGCCGAAAACCAGGCCATCCCGCTGCGCCACCCCGGACGCTGGGTTCTCGCCGCGGTGTTGCTCCTCCTCGTCGTTGTGTTTTTCATCGACGCCGCGAATCGCGATGCCTACCACTGGGATGTGTACTTCCAGTACCTCCTTGACACACGCATCGCCGTGGCCGCATTGCACACCTTGGCTCTGACCATCTTGGCCATGATCTTGGGTGTGGTTCTGGGATCCATTGTTGCTGTCCTGCGCATGAGCCCGAACCCGGTGCTGCAAGGCGTAGCGTGGCTGTACTTGTGGATCTTCCGCGGAACGCCGGTTTACGTGCAGCTGGTGTTCTGGGGCCTGCTCGGATCCATCTACCAGGTGCTCAACCTGGGAGTGGCAGAGATCGATTTGCAGTCGGTTCTGTCCAACATGTTCCTACTCGCCGTGCTGGGTCTGGGTCTGAACGAGGCTGCATACATGGCGGAAATCGTCCGCGCCGGCATCCAGGCCGTGCCTGAAGGACAGTCGGAGGCATCCAAGGCACTGGGTATGACGTGGTGGCAGAACATGCGCCGCACCGTTCTTCCCCAGGCCATGCGCATCATCATCCCGCCGACGGGCAATGAGCTCATCTCCATGCTGAAGACCACTTCCCTGGTCATCGCGATTCCCTACGCCGGCGAGCTCTATGGACGTTCGACCGATATTTCCAACTCCATCTTCCTGCCAGTACCGCTGCTACTCGTCGCCGCCACCTGGTACCTACTCATCACGAGCATCCTCATGATCGGCCAGTTCTACCTGGAGCGATACTTCTCCCGCGGTTCCTCCCGCCAGCTGACCACCCGCCAACTCGCGGCCCTCGCTGACGCTGAAGGCGTACCGCCACGCAACGTCACTGTCGGTCGCGAAGGCGCCACTGATGGCCAGAGCTAA
- a CDS encoding methylated-DNA--[protein]-cysteine S-methyltransferase, translating into MKNIHSAMLSTPRGQMLALATDEALVGLWYSGQPTCPSVSSPSVSDVTSHPIMAMLDIQLGEYFERERREFTVPLEFAGTELRHAVWTRLLDIPYGQSTTYGQIAHDIGRPTAARAVGNAVGMNPISILVPCHRVLPASGRVGGYNGGVENKKALLSLEGIDIRE; encoded by the coding sequence ATGAAAAATATTCATTCCGCGATGTTGTCGACCCCGCGCGGGCAGATGCTTGCCCTGGCGACCGACGAGGCGCTGGTTGGGCTGTGGTATTCAGGGCAACCGACCTGCCCTTCCGTGTCCTCTCCCTCCGTGTCCGACGTCACTAGCCACCCGATCATGGCGATGCTCGATATTCAACTAGGTGAATACTTCGAAAGGGAACGCCGAGAGTTTACCGTGCCACTGGAGTTCGCAGGCACCGAATTACGCCACGCTGTGTGGACTCGGCTCTTGGACATTCCCTACGGCCAGAGCACAACGTACGGTCAGATTGCGCACGATATTGGTCGCCCGACAGCAGCCCGTGCAGTGGGAAATGCTGTGGGGATGAACCCGATCAGTATCCTCGTGCCGTGCCACAGAGTGTTGCCGGCCAGCGGCCGGGTCGGCGGGTACAACGGGGGCGTGGAAAACAAAAAGGCGTTGTTGTCTTTGGAAGGAATCGACATTCGCGAGTGA